A stretch of the Malus sylvestris chromosome 10, drMalSylv7.2, whole genome shotgun sequence genome encodes the following:
- the LOC126586321 gene encoding homeobox-leucine zipper protein MERISTEM L1-like translates to MLQPSMFENHILDHMTTSSTHKTSDSTGRLLDDDFETKSGTETTMDAPSGDEQDPNATGPRPKRKRYHRHTQRQIQEMEAFFKDCPHPDDKQRKELSRELGLEPLQVKFWFQNKRTQMKAQHERHENSILKSENDKLRAENNRYKEALANATCPNCGGPAAIGEMSFDEQHLRIENARLHEEIDKISSIAAKYVGKPLTSSFSSHMPSHVPSGRSLDLGVGSFGTQPGFVGEMYGSSTDLLRSVSVLTEADKPMIVELAVAAMEELIRMAEAGDPLWVPGDHNSIHQEILNEDEYLRTFPRGIGPKPLGLKSEASRETALVIMNHVNLVEILMDVNQWSTVFCGIVSRAMTLDILSTGVAGNYNGALQVMTAEFQVPSPLVPTRENYFVRYCKQNVDGTWAVVDVSLDNLRQSPVSRSRRRPSGCLIQELQNGYSKVIWVEHVEVDDSAVHNIYRPLVNSGLAFGAKRWVATLDRQCQRLASSMASNIPAGELCVITSAEGRKSMLKLAQRLVMSFCTGVGASTAHAWTTLSATGSDDVRVMTRKSMDDPGRPPGIVLSAATSFWIPVPPKRVFDFLRDENSRSEWDILSNGGLVQEMAHIANGRDPGNCVSLLRVNSANSSQSNMLILQESCTDSTGSYVIYAPVDIVAMNVVLSGGDPDYVALLPSGFAILPDGPAGSAGGGNLDVGSGGSLLTVAFQILVDSVPTAKLSLGSVATVNNLIKCTVERIRAAVTCEQNP, encoded by the exons ATGCTTCAGCCAAGCATGTTCGAGAATCACATCCTAGATCATATGACGACGAGCAGTACCCACAAAACCTCAGATAGTACTGGCCGACTGCTGGACGATGACTTCGAGACTAAATCCGGCACCGAAACGACTATGGACGCTCCTTCCGGTGACGAGCAAGATCCCAACGCCACCGGCCCGCGCCCCAAAAGAAAACGTTACCATCGTCACACCCAGCGCCAAATTCAGGAGATGGAAGC attctTCAAGGACTGTCCTCACCCAGATGACAAGCAAAGGAAGGAGCTGAGTCGTGAACTAGGGTTAGAGCCTTTGCAAGTCAAATTCTGGTTCCAAAACAAGCGCACCCAAATGAAG GCCCAACATGAACGCCATGAGAATTCAATTTTGAAATCTGAGAACGACAAGCTTCGTGCCGAGAACAATAGGTACAAGGAAGCCCTTGCCAATGCCACATGCCCCAACTGTGGAGGACCAGCTGCGATTGGGGAGATGTCATTTGATGAGCAACATTTGAGGATTGAAAATGCTCGTTTACATGAAGAG ATTGATAAGATATCTTCGATTGCTGCCAAATATGTTGGGAAGCCTTTGACGAGCTCATTTTCCTCTCACATGCCATCTCATGTGCCTTCCGGCCGCTCCCTTGATCTTGGGGTTGGCAGTTTTGGTACTCAGCCAGGCTTCGTAGGAGAAATGTATGGATCATCTACTGATCTTCTCAGGTCGGTTTCAGTGCTCACTGAGGCTGATAAGCCGATGATCGTTGAGCTTGCCGTTGCAGCCATGGAAGAACTAATTAGAATGGCCGAGGCTGGAGACCCTTTATGGGTTCCTGGTGACCATAACTCAATTCACCAAGAGATTTTAAACGAAGACGAGTACTTGAGGACATTTCCGAGGGGGATTGGCCCTAAACCATTGGGCTTAAAGTCTGAGGCTTCAAGAGAAACAGCATTGGTCATCATGAATCATGTTAACCTTGTTGAGATTCTCATGGATGTG AATCAATGGTCTACCGTCTTTTGTGGTATTGTCTCAAGAGCAATGACCCTTGATATCCTATCAACTGGAGTAGCTGGAAACTACAATGGAGCCTTGCAAGTG ATGACTGCTGAGTTTCAAGTACCCTCACCACTCGTTCCAACCCGTGAGAATTACTTTGTAAGGTACTGTAAGCAGAATGTTGATGGAACTTGGGCAGTCGTTGATGTTTCTTTGGACAACCTACGCCAAAGTCCAGTTTCAAGAAGTCGAAGAAGGCCATCCGGCTGCTTAATACAAGAATTGCAAAATGGCTACTCCAAG GTTATATGGGTGGAACATGTTGAAGTGGATGATAGTGCTGTTCACAACATATACAGACCACTAGTCAATTCTGGTCTTGCCTTTGGAGCTAAGCGTTGGGTGGCTACACTTGATAGACAGTGCCAACGTCTTGCGAGTTCCATGGCCAGTAACATTCCTGCTGGAGAGCTTTGTG TGATAACTAGTGCTGAAGGGAGGAAAAGTATGTTGAAGCTGGCACAAAGATTGGTGATGAGCTTCTGTACCGGTGTTGGTGCTTCTACTGCACATGCATGGACTACATTATCAGCAACGGGTTCAGATGATGTGAGGGTCATGACCCGAAAAAGTATGGACGATCCTGGCAGGCCTCCTGGGATTGTTCTAAGTGCTGCAACTTCCTTCTGGATTCCTGTTCCTCCCAAGAGAGTTTTCGATTTCCTGCGGGATGAAAACTCTCGTAGTGAG TGGGATATACTTTCAAACGGTGGGCTAGTTCAAGAGATGGCACACATAGCTAATGGTCGTGATCCAGGCAACTGTGTCTCCCTACTTCGCGTAAAT AGTGCAAATTCAAGCCAAAGCAATATGCTGATACTTCAGGAAAGCTGCACTGATTCAACCGGGTCATACGTGATTTATGCACCAGTTGATATCGTGGCCATGAATGTCGTGTTAAGTGGTGGAGACCCAGATTATGTAGCACTTCTGCCCTCAGGTTTTGCCATCCTTCCAGATGGACCTGCTGGGTCCGCAGGAGGAGGAAACCTTGATGTTGGCTCTGGTGGGTCTCTACTCACAGTAGCATTTCAGATCTTGGTTGATTCAGTTCCTACTGCCAAACTATCTCTGGGATCTGTGGCTACTGTTAACAATCTAATTAAGTGCACGGTTGAGCGTATTAGAGCCGCGGTTACATGTGAACAAAATCCATGA
- the LOC126586319 gene encoding polyadenylation and cleavage factor homolog 4-like isoform X1, whose amino-acid sequence MDSERLTLSRENPRVAFSPHTAGKAMPGAELAQKPQPPTPIVDRFRALLKQREEDLRVSPDDEVSPPSTEEIVHLYEMVLSELIFNSKPIITDLTIIAGEQRDHGRGIANAICARILEVPVEHKLPSLYLLDSIVKNIGREYAKFFSSRLPEVFCEAYRQVHPNQHPAMRHLFGTWSAVFPPSVLRRIEEQLQFSPQANQQSSGLPPLRTSESPRPAHGIHVNPKYLRPLDSSDVDGVVSKRLNSTGSVSHSPFALGSNQLHPSSTARLARSSSPSNIGLDRSLPSAVDEYAAEQSPRRFVERASPSNSVFDYRLGGAMGKDEESNEWRRKRYLDGSQKWFDTSAAYNGVDHQNPRALIDAYGKDSADRSLNDKPLLVGQLGLNGLDHKATPMSWQNTEEEEFDWEDVTPNLADHGRGNDFLASTVPPSRSYSASHGTQNASSLEPDVRSTWSSQAHPPSAEQSSIIAEDSVPSLGFGRGSSGAVSRFQSEKNHNMGSRYPQEAWNMPFHHLQPLQNPLNAKGRGGNIQTPFVTSGISSGGEKMSAFNDKLLDVDTRLHGPITSRMGSSSVDSGTADSRSMMPVSMGLRPPVNAQNSHPPRVHSVFAMQNQRNPYGSINYSNTVKNQGPYNPSYMPEQQLDGYENKESRSTKSTQVPQYRPLQPQYRPPQEARENIFSSAETQVPSYLGVPPLNHGYTLRGPVPRQHLGIPTPYNPNGSSQFSLPPLPPGPPPPSQGILSVQNPGSVVSSNQPGNSYSGLISSLMAQGLISLTKQSPVQDSVGVEFNADLLKVRHESVISALYGDLPRQCTTCGLRFKCQEEHSSHMDWHVTKNRMSKNRKQKPSRKWFVNTSMWLTGAEALGTEAVPGFLPAETIVEKKSDEEMAVPADEDQNSCALCGETFDDFYSDENEEWMYKDAVYMNAPDGATGGMDRSQLGPIVHAKCRSESSVVSPEGFGQDQRGIIEEGSQRKRLRS is encoded by the exons ATGGACTCGGAAAGGCTCACACTTTCCCGAGAAAACCCTAGAGTCGCTTTTTCCCCGCACACCGCCGGAAAGGCCATGCCCGGTGCCGAGTTAGCTCAGAAGCCCCAGCCTCCGACTCCGATAGTGGACCGATTCAGGGCTCTGCTCAAGCAGCGGGAGGAGGACCTCAGGGTTTCGCCCGACGACGAGGTATCGCCGCCCAGCACCGAAGAAATCGTCCACCTTTACGAGATGGTATTGTCGGAGCTCATCTTTAATTCGAAGCCCATCATTACCGATCTCACCATCATCGCCGGCGAGCAGAGAGACCACGGAAGGGGCATCGCCAACGCCATCTGCGCCCGCATTCTCGAG GTCCCGGTCGAGCATAAACTGCCTTCACTGTATCTTTTAGACAGTATTGTCAAGAATATTGGCCGAGAATATGCCAAGTTTTTCTCTTCCCGTCTTCCTGAG GTCTTTTGCGAGGCATACAGGCAAGTACACCCTAACCAGCACCCTGCCATGCGCCACCTCTTTGGCACTTGGTCAGCAGTGTTTCCACCTTCAGTCCTTCGCAGGATTGAAGAGCAACTGCAATTTTCTCCGCAAGCAAACCAACAATCATCAGGATTACCACCTTTGAGGACTTCTGAATCTCCTCGACCAGCTCATGGCATCCATGTCAATCCAAAATATTTACGTCCGTTGGACAGTTCAGATGTAGATGGT GTTGTATCAAAAAGATTAAACTCAACAGGAAGTGTGAGTCATTCACCTTTTGCCCTGGGGTCCAATCAATTACACCCATCTTCAACTGCTAGGCTTGCAAGATCTTCGTCGCCTTCTAATATTGGGCTTGATAGGTCTTTGCCATCAGCAGTTGATGAATATGCAGCAGAACAGTCTCCAAGAAGGTTTGTTGAGAGGGCTTCTCCATCTAATTCCGTGTTTGATTATAGACTTGGTGGAGCGATGGGTAAGGATGAGGAGTCGAATGAATGGCGGAGAAAACGCTATCTTGATGGTAGTCAGAAGTGGTTTGATACTTCTGCTGCATATAATGGAGTTGACCATCAGAACCCAAGAGCTTTAATTGATGCATATGGGAAGGACAGTGCAGATAGAAGTTTAAATGATAAGCCTCTGCTGGTTGGGCAGCTGGGCCTGAACGGTCTAGATCATAAGGCAACTCCAATGTCATGGCAGAATACTGAAGAGGAAGAGTTTGATTGGGAAGATGTGACCCCAAATTTAGCAGACCATGGTCGGGGTAACGATTTCTTGGCTTCAACTGTACCGCCTTCTAGAAGCTACAGTGCAAGCCATGGAACACAGAATGCAAGCTCCTTGGAGCCAGATGTTAGGAGTACTTGGTCTAGTCAGGCACATCCACCTTCAGCCGAACAGTCCTCTATTATAGCTGAAGATTCAGTTCCCTCACTTGGT TTCGGTCGTGGATCATCGGGTGCTGTGTCTCGATTTCAGTCTGAGAAAAATCATAATATGGGTTCTCGCTACCCTCAAGAAGCCTGGAATATGCCTTTCCATCACTTGCAGCCTTTGCAGAATCCCCTTAATGCCAAAGGAAGAGGAGGGAACATTCAGACGCCCTTTGTGACAAGTGGTATATCTTCAGGTGGTGAGAAAATGTCTGCCTTTAATGACAAGCTTCTAGATGTTGATACACGACTTCATGGGCCCATTACATCAAGAATGGGTTCCTCTAGTGTTGACTCTGGTACTGCTGACTCTCGATCTATGATGCCAGTGTCAATGGGTTTAAGGCCTCCAGTAAACGCGCAAAATTCTCACCCTCCCCGAGTGCACTCAGTTTTTGCAATGCAGAACCAGAGGAATCCGTACGGTTCAATAAATTATAGCAATACTGTAAAAAATCAAGGCCCATATAATCCTTCATACATGCCGGAGCAGCAGTTAGATGGCTATGAAAACAAGGAGTCAAGGTCGACAAAGTCAACTCAGGTGCCACAATATCGTCCCTTACAACCACAGTATCGTCCACCTCAGGAGGCACGGGAGAATATTTTTTCGTCTGCAGAAACTCAGGTGCCATCTTATTTAGGGGTACCACCCTTAAATCATGGATACACTTTGCGAGGTCCCGTACCTCGTCAACACTTGGGCATACCAACCCCCTATAACCCAAATGGCAGTTCTCAGTTCTCCTTGCCACCTCTACCACCAGGTCCTCCTCCTCCCTCGCAAGGCATACTTTCCGTCCAAAACCCTGGTTCAGTTGTCTCTAGCAACCAGCCCGGCAATTCCTATTCTGGTTTGATTAGTTCTCTCATGGCTCAAGGTTTGATCTCATTGACAAAGCAAAGCCCTGTCCAG GATTCTGTAGGAGTCGAGTTTAATGCCGACCTTCTCAAGGTGCGTCATGAATCTGTAATAAGTGCCCTATATGGTGATCTCCCTAGACAATGCACAACCTGTGGCCTTAGGTTCAAGTGCCAAGAAGAGCACAGTAGTCATATGGATTGGCATGTAACAAAGAATCGTATGTCTAAAAACCGCAAGCAGAAGCCCTCTCGCAAATGGTTTGTAAATACAAGCATGTGGCTCACTGGTGCAGAGGCATTGGGTACTGAGGCAGTCCCTGGATTTTTGCCTGCCGAGACCATAGTGGAAAAGAAAAGTGATGAAGAAATGGCTGTTCCTGCCGATGAGGATCAGAATTCGTGTGCATTATGTGGAGAGACTTTTGATGACTTTTATAGTGATGAGAATGAGGAGTGGATGTATAAAGATGCTGTGTACATGAATGCACCTGACGGAGCAACAGGAGGCATGGATAGGTCACAATTAGGTCCTATTGTGCATGCTAAATGCAGATCCGAGTCAAGTGTGGTCTCCcctgaaggttttggacaagaTCAAAGG GGAATTATTGAAGAGGGTAGTCAAAGAAAACGATTGCGGAGTTAA
- the LOC126586319 gene encoding polyadenylation and cleavage factor homolog 4-like isoform X2 yields MDSERLTLSRENPRVAFSPHTAGKAMPGAELAQKPQPPTPIVDRFRALLKQREEDLRVSPDDEVSPPSTEEIVHLYEMVLSELIFNSKPIITDLTIIAGEQRDHGRGIANAICARILEVPVEHKLPSLYLLDSIVKNIGREYAKFFSSRLPEVFCEAYRQVHPNQHPAMRHLFGTWSAVFPPSVLRRIEEQLQFSPQANQQSSGLPPLRTSESPRPAHGIHVNPKYLRPLDSSDVDGVVSKRLNSTGSVSHSPFALGSNQLHPSSTARLARSSSPSNIGLDRSLPSAVDEYAAEQSPRRFVERASPSNSVFDYRLGGAMGKDEESNEWRRKRYLDGSQKWFDTSAAYNGVDHQNPRALIDAYGKDSADRSLNDKPLLVGQLGLNGLDHKATPMSWQNTEEEEFDWEDVTPNLADHGRGNDFLASTVPPSRSYSASHGTQNASSLEPDVRSTWSSQAHPPSAEQSSIIAEDSVPSLGFGRGSSGAVSRFQSEKNHNMGSRYPQEAWNMPFHHLQPLQNPLNAKGRGGNIQTPFVTSGISSGGEKMSAFNDKLLDVDTRLHGPITSRMGSSSVDSGTADSRSMMPVSMGLRPPVNAQNSHPPRVHSVFAMQNQRNPYGSINYSNTVKNQGPYNPSYMPEQQLDGYENKESRSTKSTQVPQYRPLQPQYRPPQEARENIFSSAETQVPSYLGVPPLNHGYTLRGPVPRQHLGIPTPYNPNGSSQFSLPPLPPGPPPPSQGILSVQNPGSVVSSNQPGNSYSGLISSLMAQGLISLTKQSPVQESSLMPTFSRCVMNL; encoded by the exons ATGGACTCGGAAAGGCTCACACTTTCCCGAGAAAACCCTAGAGTCGCTTTTTCCCCGCACACCGCCGGAAAGGCCATGCCCGGTGCCGAGTTAGCTCAGAAGCCCCAGCCTCCGACTCCGATAGTGGACCGATTCAGGGCTCTGCTCAAGCAGCGGGAGGAGGACCTCAGGGTTTCGCCCGACGACGAGGTATCGCCGCCCAGCACCGAAGAAATCGTCCACCTTTACGAGATGGTATTGTCGGAGCTCATCTTTAATTCGAAGCCCATCATTACCGATCTCACCATCATCGCCGGCGAGCAGAGAGACCACGGAAGGGGCATCGCCAACGCCATCTGCGCCCGCATTCTCGAG GTCCCGGTCGAGCATAAACTGCCTTCACTGTATCTTTTAGACAGTATTGTCAAGAATATTGGCCGAGAATATGCCAAGTTTTTCTCTTCCCGTCTTCCTGAG GTCTTTTGCGAGGCATACAGGCAAGTACACCCTAACCAGCACCCTGCCATGCGCCACCTCTTTGGCACTTGGTCAGCAGTGTTTCCACCTTCAGTCCTTCGCAGGATTGAAGAGCAACTGCAATTTTCTCCGCAAGCAAACCAACAATCATCAGGATTACCACCTTTGAGGACTTCTGAATCTCCTCGACCAGCTCATGGCATCCATGTCAATCCAAAATATTTACGTCCGTTGGACAGTTCAGATGTAGATGGT GTTGTATCAAAAAGATTAAACTCAACAGGAAGTGTGAGTCATTCACCTTTTGCCCTGGGGTCCAATCAATTACACCCATCTTCAACTGCTAGGCTTGCAAGATCTTCGTCGCCTTCTAATATTGGGCTTGATAGGTCTTTGCCATCAGCAGTTGATGAATATGCAGCAGAACAGTCTCCAAGAAGGTTTGTTGAGAGGGCTTCTCCATCTAATTCCGTGTTTGATTATAGACTTGGTGGAGCGATGGGTAAGGATGAGGAGTCGAATGAATGGCGGAGAAAACGCTATCTTGATGGTAGTCAGAAGTGGTTTGATACTTCTGCTGCATATAATGGAGTTGACCATCAGAACCCAAGAGCTTTAATTGATGCATATGGGAAGGACAGTGCAGATAGAAGTTTAAATGATAAGCCTCTGCTGGTTGGGCAGCTGGGCCTGAACGGTCTAGATCATAAGGCAACTCCAATGTCATGGCAGAATACTGAAGAGGAAGAGTTTGATTGGGAAGATGTGACCCCAAATTTAGCAGACCATGGTCGGGGTAACGATTTCTTGGCTTCAACTGTACCGCCTTCTAGAAGCTACAGTGCAAGCCATGGAACACAGAATGCAAGCTCCTTGGAGCCAGATGTTAGGAGTACTTGGTCTAGTCAGGCACATCCACCTTCAGCCGAACAGTCCTCTATTATAGCTGAAGATTCAGTTCCCTCACTTGGT TTCGGTCGTGGATCATCGGGTGCTGTGTCTCGATTTCAGTCTGAGAAAAATCATAATATGGGTTCTCGCTACCCTCAAGAAGCCTGGAATATGCCTTTCCATCACTTGCAGCCTTTGCAGAATCCCCTTAATGCCAAAGGAAGAGGAGGGAACATTCAGACGCCCTTTGTGACAAGTGGTATATCTTCAGGTGGTGAGAAAATGTCTGCCTTTAATGACAAGCTTCTAGATGTTGATACACGACTTCATGGGCCCATTACATCAAGAATGGGTTCCTCTAGTGTTGACTCTGGTACTGCTGACTCTCGATCTATGATGCCAGTGTCAATGGGTTTAAGGCCTCCAGTAAACGCGCAAAATTCTCACCCTCCCCGAGTGCACTCAGTTTTTGCAATGCAGAACCAGAGGAATCCGTACGGTTCAATAAATTATAGCAATACTGTAAAAAATCAAGGCCCATATAATCCTTCATACATGCCGGAGCAGCAGTTAGATGGCTATGAAAACAAGGAGTCAAGGTCGACAAAGTCAACTCAGGTGCCACAATATCGTCCCTTACAACCACAGTATCGTCCACCTCAGGAGGCACGGGAGAATATTTTTTCGTCTGCAGAAACTCAGGTGCCATCTTATTTAGGGGTACCACCCTTAAATCATGGATACACTTTGCGAGGTCCCGTACCTCGTCAACACTTGGGCATACCAACCCCCTATAACCCAAATGGCAGTTCTCAGTTCTCCTTGCCACCTCTACCACCAGGTCCTCCTCCTCCCTCGCAAGGCATACTTTCCGTCCAAAACCCTGGTTCAGTTGTCTCTAGCAACCAGCCCGGCAATTCCTATTCTGGTTTGATTAGTTCTCTCATGGCTCAAGGTTTGATCTCATTGACAAAGCAAAGCCCTGTCCAG GAGTCGAGTTTAATGCCGACCTTCTCAAGGTGCGTCATGAATCTGTAA